The following coding sequences lie in one Narcine bancroftii isolate sNarBan1 unplaced genomic scaffold, sNarBan1.hap1 Scaffold_165, whole genome shotgun sequence genomic window:
- the LOC138750536 gene encoding uncharacterized protein, producing MTAWCKGDTQCVPVPLMDHIFPLLPPACMLQPTTIAKAGIQWFCKQWSTTDSGELSLYWSLSHHISMSITSLCFPFTLQLLRCVCWPGSTHDARVLTNSPLYRKEEDQGGYHFPPDVSKNVNGVKVPAHLVGDLAYPLRNWLMKGFTQHQGLDLDQQRFNKALNSARIVVEHAYCRLNGCRWCLSNRLDISTTSDPGVVFARCVLHNICEINKEDFLSEWTLVEADGPAPISTDCRNQQAHGHQAIHSAILSIL from the exons ATGACAGCTTGGTgcaaaggggatacccaatgtgtgccggtgccattgatggatcacatattcccattattgcccccagcttgcatgctgcagcctactacaatcgcaaaggcTGGCATTCAATGGTTCTGCAAGCAGTGGTcgaccacagattctggtgagctaagcctttattggtctttatcacatcacatctcaatgtctatcacttcactgtgctttccattcacgttacagcttctcagatgtgtttgttgGCCGGGCAGTACCCATGATGCCCGAGTGCTTaccaactctcctctgtatagaaaggAAGAGGACCAGGGCGGATACCACTTCCCACCTGAC gtgtccaagAATGTTAATGGAGTAAAGGTTCCAGCGCATCTTGTGGGTGATCTGGCATATCCACTACGAaactggctgatgaaggggttcacacagcaccaaggactggatctggatcagcaaagatttaacaaggcccttaattctgcaaggatagtggtggaacatgcatatTGCCGTCTAAATGGCTGCCGGTGGTGCCTGTCCAACCGTCTGGATATCTCTACCACCTCAGACCCAGGTGTTGTGTTTGCTCGCTGTgtcctgcacaatatatgtgagattaacaaggaagactttCTGTCAGAGTGGAcgttggttgaagcagatggtcctgcacccattagcacagattgtcgcaatcagcaggcccatgggcaccaggccatccattctgccattttgtccatcctgtaa